In Eublepharis macularius isolate TG4126 chromosome 4, MPM_Emac_v1.0, whole genome shotgun sequence, the following are encoded in one genomic region:
- the LOC129327920 gene encoding vomeronasal type-2 receptor 26-like produces the protein MGFSLSRQLLVLLLLPQTDCKMNPVVCNVDDPLQMRYQYYQPGDLIIGGITSQFLSISDLISFTEHPKTKLADEPVVVPKNYQHVQSLAFAIKEINGNSKILPNLTLGFHIYDSYFDARMTYRNTLNLLFSQNRTVLNYNCKIGKNLIAVIGGLDSETSFHMAMTLNIYKIPQITNCLFAPAVSDTMQLSSLYRVVPNEAHQYTGIVRLLQYFQWQWVGIVIMNNDKGEKFVQTLAHLFSQSGICIAFTERIPSQGHILDLVDLIDTFLNMTIVLRKANVNVSLVSADSHSMLCLQFVLTLIEPGATKPIQKVWVMTAHWDFSSETFHRDLDIQVFHGAISFAMHANEVQGFKAFLQTLNPSSVEDGFIRVFWEQAFNCLFTDSDGSEKSCTGQEMLETLPGPFFEMSMTGQSCSIYNAVYAVAHALHAKYSSRTKRQTKTDGSILDHMKMQQFQLHSFLRSISFNNTSGDQVSFDENGELIGGFDVINWVTFPNQSFLRVKVVPLSLCNAHCDPGYSKKRKEGEPFCCYDCATCPEGMVSDEQDVDDCFKCPEDSYPNNDQTGCLPKQINVLSYDELLGISLAVLALCLSLTTAAVLGIFIRHRNTPIVKANNRELTYCLLISLLFCFLCSLLFIGQPQALTCLLQQTVFGVIFAVAVSCVLAKTIIVILAFMATKPGSKMRKWVGKRIAVSIVLSFSSIQAIICMIWLCTDPPFPNFDTHSLAKEIIMECREGSTNMFYYILGYMGFLALVSFLVAFLARTLPDSFNEAKFITFSMLMFCSVWVSFVPTYLSTKGKYMVAVEIFSILASGAGLLGCIFSPKCYIIILRPKLNSKEQLIRRKI, from the exons ATGGGATTCAGCCTCTCACGACAACttttggtgctgctgctgctgccgcaaaCTGACTGTAAGATGAATCCTGTCGTGTGCAACGTGGATGATCCCCTCCAGATGCGATACCAGTATTACCAACCGGGAGATCTTATCATTGGTGGGATCACTTCTCAATTCCTCTCCATTTCTGATCTCATATCCTTCACAGAACACCCCAAAACAAAGCTAGCAGATGAGCCTGT AGTAGTGCCAAAGAATTACCAGCATGTCCAATCTTTGGCATTTGCCATCAAAGAGATCAACGGAAATTCCAAGATCCTACCCAACCTTACTTTGGGGTTCCACATCTATGATAGCTATTTTGATGCAAGGATGACTTATCGGAATACCTTGAATCTCCTCTTTAGTCAGAATAGAACTGTTCTCAACTACAACTGTAAGATCGGGAAGAATCTAATTGCAGTCATTGGGGGCTTGGACTCCGAAACCTCCTTCCACATGGCCATGACTTTAAATAtttacaagattccacag ATCACCAATTGCTTGTTTGCTCCAGCAGTGAGTGATACAATGCAGCTCTCCTCATTGTACCGGGTGGTCCCCAATGAAGCCCATCAGTACACTGGGATTGTTCGACTTCTTCAGTATTTCCAGTGGCAGTGGGTTGGGATCGTTATCATGAATAATGATAAAGGAGAGAAGTTTGTGCAGACTCTGGCACACTTGTTTTCTCAGAGTGGGATCTGTATTGCCTTCACCGAAAGGATCCCCAGCCAAGGTCATATTTTAGACTTGGTTGATCTGATAGACACTTTTCTCAATATGACAATTGTCCTACGCAAGGCAAACGTCAATGTCAGCCTAGTGAGTGCAGACTCTCATAGTATGCTATGTCTCCAGTTTGTGCTGACTCTAATTGAACCAGGTGCTACGAAACCTATCCAGAAGGTGTGGGTTATGACAGCCCACTGGGATTTCTCATCAGAAACGTTTCACAGGGACCTGGATATACAAGTCTTCCATGGGGCCATATCCTTTGCTATGCATGCCAATGAAGTGCAAGGGTTCAAAGCCTTCCTTCAGACTTTAAATCCCAGCTCCGTGGAAGATGGTTTTATCAGGGTCTTCTGGGAGCAGGCATTCAACTGCTTGTTTACAGATTCTGATGGTAGTGAGAAGAGCTGCACTGGGCAAGAGATGCTGGAGACCCTCCCTGGTCCATTCTTTGAAATGAGCATGACGGGTCAAAGCTGCAGCATCTATAATGCCGTCTATGCCGTGGCACATGCTCTACATGCCAAGTATTCTTCCAGAACCAAGCGGCAAACAAAGACAGATGGAAGCATTCTGGACCACATGAAGATGCAGCAATTTCAG CTTCACTCTTTCTTGAGAAGCATCTCGTTCAACAACACTTCTGGGGACCAGGTGTCTTTTGATGAGAACGGTGAATTGATCGGTGGATTTGATGTTATCAATTGGGTCACATTCCCAAACCAGTCCTTCTTAAGAGTGAAG GTGGTGCCTCTTTCTCTCTGTAATGCCCATTGCGATCcaggttacagcaagaaaagaaaagagggggaGCCGTTTTGTTGCTATGATTGTGCTACATGTCCAGAAGGGATGGTTTCAGACGAGCAGG atgtgGATGACTGTTTCAAATGCCCAGAAGACTCATATCCTAACAACGATCAAACTGGCTGCCTTCCAAAGCAGATAAATGTACTGTCTTATGATGAACTGTTGGGTATAAGTTTGGCTGTTTTGGCTCTGTGTCTTTCGCTCACCACCGCTGCGGTACTTGGAATCTTCATCAGGCACCGAAACACTCCCATCGTCAAAGCCAATAATCGAGAACTCACCTACTGTCTGCTCATTTCCCTCCTGTTCTGCTTTCTCTGCTCTCTCCTGTTCATTGGCCAGCCTCAAGCACTGACCTGCCttctacaacaaactgttttTGGTGTTATCTTTGCAGTTGCTGTTTcttgtgtgttggccaaaactaTTATTGTAATTCTGGCTTTCATGGCCACTAAGCCGGGATCTAagatgaggaaatgggtggggaaaagaatAGCAGTCTCAattgttctttctttttcatcCATCCAGGCAATTATTTGCATGATATGGCTATGTACTGATCCTCCATTCCCCAATTTTGACACGCACTCTCTAGCAAAAGAAATCATAATGGAATGCAGAGAAGGATCTACCAATATGTTCTATTACATTCTGGGCTACATGGGCTTTCTTgctcttgtcagcttccttgtGGCTTTCTTGGCTAGAACACTGCCTGACTCAtttaatgaagccaagttcatcactTTCAGTATGTTGATGTTTTGCAGTGTGTGGGTGTCATTTGTCCCAACTTATCtcagcaccaaagggaaatatatggtggccgtggagatcttctccatcttggcctctggTGCTGGGTTACTAGGCTGCATCTTTTCCCCCAAAtgttatataattattttgagaCCGAAATTAAATAGTAAGGAGCAACTAATAAGGAGAAAGATTTAA
- the LOC129327921 gene encoding vomeronasal type-2 receptor 26-like — protein sequence MTGLSISLRLLVFLLLPPAKGKRNNPSLCVVNDLLWTPHQFYQPGDLLIGGLTSQFISVSDSVSFEEHPKRNLLHEPFAVPKTYQHLLSLSFAMKEINEDPKILPNITLGCHIYDSYFDARMTYHNTLNLLFNQKKTVPNYNCDIWKNLIAVIGGLDSEISSHMATILAIYKIPQVTYCLFAPVMSDTIQRSPLYRVVPHEEHQYAGIVRLLLHFRWNWVGIIAMNDDKGEMFVQTLDHKFPQNGICTAFTARIPTHSNTFDIYNMLGEHFLNMIIVLAKTNANVCIVNADTFGMSGLQLALNQFEAHLLAPMHKVWVMTAHFDFSSEIYHRGLDIQVFNNALSFAIPLTEVQGFQGFLQSLNPQVEEDGFIRIFWQQAFDCVFPDTDLGEATVDSCTGEEKLEGLPGPFFEMTMTGQSYSIYNAVYALAHALHAMCSPRTKHGILAEEGNINTPKPQQYQVTPLSVCNDNCQPGYGRQRKEGKPFCCYDCAPCPEGKISNQKDMDYCFKCPEDRYPNNAQNGCLPKELHVLSYDEPLGFGLVVLALGLFLTTAAVLKLFIKYQNTAIVKANNPNLTYALLFSLSLCFLCSLLFIGQPQLLTCHLRQTAFGIIFSVAVSCVLAKTITVVWAFLATKPGSWLRKCVGKRLANSVVLCCSSLQVIICMVWLCTDPPFPTVDMHSLPEEIIVECHEGSPTMFSCVLAYMGFLAILSFVVAFFARKLPDTFNEAKFITFSMLVFCSVWLSFVPTYLSTKGKYMAAVEIFSILASGAGLLVCIFPPKCYIIILRPELNNKEQLARRSTLQCVYSKRC from the exons ATGACAGGTCTCAGCATTTCATTGCGGCTCCTggttttcctgctgctgcctccagctaAAGGCAAGAGAAATAACCCTTCTCTCTGTGTTGTGAATGACCTCCTCTGGACACCACATCAGTTTTATCAGCCAGGGGACCTCCTCATTGGCGGGCTCACTTCTCAGTTCATCTCTGTTTCTGACAGTGTCTCCTTTGAGGAACATCCCAAAAGAAATCTTCTTCACGAACCTTT TGCTGTGCCAAAGACCTACCAGCATCTCCTGTCTTTGTCATTTGCCATGAAAGAGATCAACGAGGATCCCAAGATCTTGCCCAACATTACATTAGGGTGCCACATCTATGACAGCTACTTTGATGCCAGGATGACGTACCACAACACTTTGAACCTCCTCTTTAATCAGAAAAAGACTGTCCCTAACTACAACTGTGACATCTGGAAGAATCTAATAGCTGTCATTGGGGGCTTGGACTCTGAAATTTCATCCCACATGGCCACTATCTTAGCCAtttacaagattccacag GTCACATATTGCTTATTTGCTCCTGTAATGAGCGACACAATCCAGCGGTCCCCTTTATATCGAGTTGTCCCCCATGAAGAGCATCAATATGCTGGGATTGTCCGGCTTCTTCTGCATTTCCGGTGGAACTGGGTTGGCATCATTGCAATGAACGACGACAAAGGAGAAATGTTTGTGCAGACCTTAGACCACAAGTTTCCCCAGAATGGTATCTGTACCGCATTCACTGCAAGAATACCAACTCACAGCAACACTTTTGACATCTATAACATGTTAGGAGAACATTTTCTGAATATGATTATTGTCCTCGCCAAAACAAATGCCAACGTATGTATAGTAAATGCTGATACTTTTGGGATGAGTGGTTTGCAGTTGGCATTGAACCAGTTTGAGGCACATCTTTTGGCACCTATGCACAAGGTGTGGGTGATGACGGCCCATTTTGATTTCTCTTCAGAGATATATCACAGAGGTCTAGACATACAAGTCTTCAATAATGCCTTGTCGTTTGCAATCCCTCTCACTGAAGTTCAAGGCTTCCAGGGCTTCCTCCAGAGCCTGAATCCCCAGGTGGAGGAAGATGGGTTTATTCGGATCTTCTGGCAGCAGGCGTTTGACTGTGTCTTTCCAGATACTGATCTGGGTGAAGCGACTGTAGATAGCTGCACTGGGGAAGAGAAACTGGAGGGTCTTCCTGGGCCTTTTTTCGAAATGACCATGACAGGCCAAAGCTACAGTATCTATAATGCTGTCTACGCCctggcacatgctttgcatgccatGTGTTCACCCAGAACCAAGCATGGAATCTTGGCAGAGGAAGGAAATATTAATACCCCAAAGCCACAGCAATATCAG GTCACACCCTTGTCTGTGTGTAATGACAACTGCCAACCAGGTTACGGCagacaaaggaaggaagggaaacccTTTTGCTGTTATGACTGTGCTCCTTGCCCAGAAGGAAAGATTTCAAACCAGAAAG atatggaTTACTGTTTCAAATGCCCAGAAGATCGCTATCCCAACAATGCTCAAAATGGATGCCTTCCAAAGGAACTCCACGTCCTGTCTTATGACGAACCTTTGGGTTTCGGTTTGGTTGTTTTGGCTCTGGGTCTTTTTCTGACCACAGCTGCGGTTCTGAAACTCTTCATCAAGTACCAGAATACAGCCATCGTCAAAGCCAATAATCCGAATCTCACCTACGCTCTTCTTTTTTCGCTCTCGCTCTGCTTCCTCTGCTCATTGCTATTCATTGGACAGCCCCAGCTACTTACTTGCCATTTACGACAAACGGcgtttggcatcatcttctcagtggctgtttcGTGTGTCTTGGcgaaaaccatcactgtggtttgGGCTTTCTTGGCCACTAAACCAGGATCGTGGCTGAGGAAATGTGTGGGGAAAAGGTTAGCAAACTCTGTTGTCCTTTGCTGCTCATCTCTTCAAGTAATTATTTGCATGGTCTGGCTGTGCACTGATCCTCCCTTCCCAACTGTTGATATGCATTCCCTGCCTGAAGAAATCATTGTGGAATGCCACGAAGGATCACCCACCATGTTTTCTTGTGTCTTGGCATACATGGGATTTCTGGCCATCCTCAGTTTTGTTGTGGCTTTCTTTGCTCGGAAGCTGCCCGACACTTTCAACGAAGCCAAGTTTATCACtttcagcatgttggtcttttgcAGCGTGTGGCTTTCATTTGTCCCAACTTATCtcagcaccaaagggaaatacatggcggccgtggagatcttctccatcttggcctctgggGCTGGATTACTGGTCTGCATCTTTCCCCCAAAATGTTATATAATTATCCTGAGGCCTGAACTAAACAACAAAGAGCAGTTAGCAAGGAGAAGTACATTACAATGTGTTTATTCAAAAAGATGCTGA